From Desulfatibacillum aliphaticivorans DSM 15576, the proteins below share one genomic window:
- a CDS encoding EFR1 family ferrodoxin (N-terminal region resembles flavodoxins. C-terminal ferrodoxin region binds two 4Fe-4S clusters.) → MQSVIVVFSQTGNTLKLAERIREGIAAEWGECELVALEKAGGIDFAEYDLVGLGCPSFYCKEPFNVTDFIEALPQLDGKNWFVFASHGCEMGPVLVSMAERLAEKGVTVIGSTHVYGDAFLPFYPHPTYTTGHPLEKDLDQACEFGKTMAKNCVAIANGQKDLIAPPTLEHIPDWAQKDRVNLSREIMPKIMPRFTINQDECIQCGQCEDLCPVDGIDISADPPKIQEPCIYCFMCAKSCPECAIEADWSGMVKMAPGNYARYLVSLKAAEARGEFQFMVDPESINFDDPMHVQQARKKGS, encoded by the coding sequence ATGCAATCGGTGATCGTGGTTTTTTCCCAGACCGGCAACACCTTGAAACTGGCTGAACGCATCCGGGAAGGCATTGCAGCCGAGTGGGGCGAATGCGAACTGGTCGCCCTGGAAAAGGCGGGCGGAATCGATTTTGCCGAATATGATTTGGTGGGCCTGGGGTGCCCCTCGTTTTATTGCAAAGAGCCTTTTAACGTGACGGATTTTATCGAGGCTCTGCCCCAGCTTGACGGCAAGAACTGGTTTGTGTTCGCTTCCCACGGATGCGAAATGGGGCCGGTTTTGGTTTCCATGGCGGAGAGGCTGGCCGAAAAGGGCGTGACGGTCATCGGCTCCACCCATGTTTACGGGGACGCCTTTCTGCCCTTTTATCCCCATCCCACATACACCACCGGCCACCCGCTGGAAAAAGACCTGGATCAGGCCTGCGAATTCGGCAAAACAATGGCGAAAAACTGCGTCGCCATCGCCAACGGGCAAAAGGATTTGATCGCCCCTCCGACCCTGGAGCACATCCCGGATTGGGCGCAAAAGGACCGGGTGAACCTCAGCCGGGAAATCATGCCCAAGATCATGCCCAGGTTCACCATCAATCAGGACGAGTGCATCCAGTGCGGCCAATGCGAAGACCTATGCCCGGTGGATGGAATCGACATTTCCGCCGACCCTCCCAAAATCCAGGAGCCATGCATCTACTGCTTCATGTGCGCCAAGTCCTGCCCGGAATGCGCCATCGAGGCGGATTGGTCGGGTATGGTCAAAATGGCGCCTGGCAATTATGCGCGGTATCTTGTCTCGTTAAAAGCGGCCGAAGCCCGGGGGGAATTTCAATTTATGGTGGATCCCGAGTCGATCAATTTCGACGACCCCATGCACGTCCAACAAGCCAGGAAAAAGGGTTCTTGA